From Marivirga harenae, one genomic window encodes:
- a CDS encoding phenylalanine 4-monooxygenase produces MEQIYDNYTTEDQEVWGILFGRQFQNIKKVATKEFVDGIDKIHFTEKAIPNFKETNKYLKELTGWQVAAVPGIVDDDKFFELLSNRIFPATTWLRTREQLDYLEEPDMFHDVFGHIPLLTNQPFVDFLQGLAKIGLKHLDNDWAIHLLSRIYWFTIEFGLIREEGDLRIYGAGIISSPGETKFSISNEPEHFDYNVEAIIDSSYRKDKFQTKYFIIDDFEQLYSSLGHIDKVIEDRLQKEPISIP; encoded by the coding sequence ATGGAGCAAATTTATGACAATTACACCACCGAAGACCAAGAGGTTTGGGGAATCCTTTTCGGGAGACAATTTCAAAACATCAAAAAAGTAGCAACTAAAGAGTTTGTAGATGGAATCGATAAGATTCATTTTACAGAAAAAGCTATACCCAATTTTAAGGAAACTAATAAGTACCTTAAAGAATTGACCGGGTGGCAAGTGGCAGCGGTTCCAGGAATTGTAGATGATGATAAGTTCTTTGAACTCTTGAGCAATAGAATTTTTCCAGCTACTACCTGGCTGAGAACTCGAGAGCAGTTGGATTACCTGGAAGAGCCAGATATGTTTCATGATGTATTTGGGCACATCCCATTATTGACAAATCAGCCATTTGTTGATTTCTTACAAGGTCTTGCAAAAATTGGTCTCAAACATTTAGATAATGACTGGGCAATTCACCTCTTGAGTAGAATTTACTGGTTTACTATCGAGTTCGGTTTAATCAGGGAAGAAGGCGATTTAAGAATTTATGGTGCTGGAATTATTTCATCGCCTGGAGAAACCAAATTCTCCATTTCAAATGAACCTGAACACTTCGATTATAATGTAGAAGCTATTATTGACAGTAGTTATAGAAAGGACAAGTTTCAAACAAAATACTTTATCATTGACGATTTTGAACAACTATATAGTTCTTTAGGTCATATCGATAAAGTAATTGAGGATAGATTGCAGAAAGAGCCAATAAGTATTCCTTGA
- a CDS encoding SDR family oxidoreductase codes for MKILLTGANGYIGRRLLPILVMQGHELVCFVRDKRRIELEEKLIDKVQFFEADLLKPEQLQDLPKDIEASYYLVHSLGSSSNEFQQMEKDTASNYVEALNKTNCKQIIYLSGISNDHSLSKHLSSRKNAEDILASAKAELTVLRAAIIIGSGGASFEIIRDLVEKLPVMVAPKWLRTRCQPIAVRNVINYLSGIIGKNESYGKTYDIGGPDILTYKEMLLIFAKVRGLKRYIITLPVLTPRLSSYWLHFVTATSYKIASSLVASMKNEVIVQNKGIENIVPQELIPYSEAVKMAFDRIAQNEVVSSWKDAFASSKINTELMEFVQVPTYGCFVDKRTATFRRQRSEVLQNIWEIGGDRGWYYWNFLWKIRGYLDKAVGGVGLRRGRRSPDQLVVGDSLDFWRVLVADKQEGRLLLYAEMRLPGEAWLEFKITKDNEKNKLTQTATFRPHGLFGRLYWYSVFIFHEFIFKGMMNRIINHRENEKDSAVVV; via the coding sequence ATGAAGATTCTACTTACAGGAGCAAATGGGTATATCGGAAGAAGGCTACTTCCTATTTTAGTGATGCAAGGACATGAGCTTGTTTGTTTCGTAAGAGATAAGAGAAGAATTGAACTTGAGGAAAAACTCATAGATAAAGTCCAATTTTTTGAAGCGGATCTGCTTAAACCAGAACAACTCCAAGATTTACCGAAAGACATTGAAGCTTCCTACTACTTAGTTCATTCGCTGGGTAGTTCTTCCAATGAATTCCAGCAAATGGAAAAAGATACTGCTAGTAATTATGTTGAAGCCCTCAATAAAACTAATTGTAAGCAAATAATTTACTTAAGTGGGATTTCTAATGATCACTCACTATCCAAACACCTATCATCAAGAAAAAATGCAGAAGATATTTTAGCTTCAGCTAAAGCAGAATTAACCGTTTTAAGGGCAGCTATTATTATCGGGTCAGGTGGGGCCTCATTCGAAATCATCCGTGATTTGGTAGAAAAACTCCCAGTAATGGTAGCTCCAAAATGGCTCCGAACTCGTTGTCAGCCCATTGCCGTTAGAAATGTTATCAATTATCTATCTGGAATTATTGGGAAAAATGAATCTTATGGTAAAACTTACGATATAGGAGGTCCTGATATTTTGACCTACAAAGAGATGCTTCTCATCTTCGCCAAAGTGCGAGGCCTAAAAAGATATATCATCACACTTCCAGTACTGACTCCTAGATTAAGTTCATATTGGCTTCATTTTGTAACTGCAACGAGTTATAAAATTGCAAGCAGCTTAGTGGCAAGCATGAAAAATGAAGTGATAGTTCAAAACAAAGGAATCGAAAACATTGTACCACAAGAACTCATTCCTTATAGCGAAGCGGTGAAAATGGCTTTTGATAGAATTGCTCAAAATGAGGTGGTTTCCAGCTGGAAAGATGCATTTGCTAGTTCGAAAATCAATACCGAATTAATGGAATTTGTCCAAGTCCCTACATACGGATGCTTTGTTGATAAAAGGACGGCCACATTTCGCAGACAGCGATCCGAAGTACTGCAGAATATTTGGGAAATTGGTGGTGATCGTGGGTGGTATTACTGGAATTTTTTATGGAAAATTAGGGGCTACCTTGACAAGGCTGTCGGAGGGGTTGGACTACGTAGAGGCAGAAGAAGCCCTGACCAATTAGTGGTCGGTGATTCATTGGATTTTTGGCGAGTCTTAGTGGCTGATAAACAAGAAGGGAGATTATTGTTATATGCTGAAATGCGATTACCTGGTGAAGCGTGGTTAGAATTTAAAATCACTAAGGACAATGAAAAGAATAAACTCACACAAACTGCCACTTTCAGGCCACACGGTTTATTTGGAAGATTGTATTGGTATAGTGTCTTTATTTTTCATGAATTTATTTTCAAGGGAATGATGAATAGAATTATTAATCACCGAGAAAATGAAAAAGATTCGGCAGTAGTAGTATAA
- the deoC gene encoding deoxyribose-phosphate aldolase — translation MRNIQNYIEHTNLKPTITSNEIEMLLNEVKENNIFGICVPPFWVKKVKRDIGKSNISLITVIGFPLGYQMSQTKEAETIQAIKDGADEIDMVLNISAVKSQMMWPKIEIAKIGKLVHENEKILKVIIETAYLNDGEIKEACKICADAGADFVKTSTGFAAEGAKLEHVQLMRSVLPDHVGIKASGGIKSYEQALQFIEAGAERIGTSSGPEICKMK, via the coding sequence ATGAGAAATATACAAAATTACATTGAGCATACTAACCTTAAACCCACAATAACTTCAAATGAAATTGAAATGTTATTAAATGAAGTGAAAGAAAACAATATTTTTGGAATATGTGTCCCCCCATTTTGGGTGAAAAAGGTTAAAAGAGACATTGGTAAGTCAAATATTAGTTTAATTACTGTGATAGGGTTTCCTTTAGGCTATCAGATGAGTCAAACCAAAGAAGCTGAAACTATTCAGGCTATTAAAGATGGCGCGGATGAAATTGATATGGTGTTAAATATATCTGCTGTTAAATCTCAAATGATGTGGCCCAAAATTGAGATAGCAAAAATAGGGAAGCTGGTTCATGAAAATGAGAAAATATTAAAAGTGATTATAGAAACAGCCTATCTGAATGATGGCGAAATTAAGGAGGCTTGTAAGATTTGTGCTGATGCCGGTGCTGATTTTGTAAAGACTTCAACAGGTTTTGCAGCAGAGGGAGCTAAGCTGGAGCATGTTCAATTAATGCGTTCAGTTTTACCTGATCATGTAGGTATTAAGGCAAGCGGAGGGATAAAATCCTATGAGCAGGCTTTACAGTTTATTGAGGCTGGGGCAGAAAGAATCGGCACATCTTCAGGCCCGGAAATATGTAAAATGAAATAA
- a CDS encoding T9SS type A sorting domain-containing protein: MYRRNNQSSSPYNVNGFEISQDLEVEFLPNRSSIQANESYDLIFVAIDESGKRSHRTYVTYEAISANLSGDVVDIDNINVTEGTVRLFAINPFANKYDTAAIQSLNGSNTFNFENLILGDYIILADPDETEYPNLIPTYLGNTLDWQVADTLFLQGNISNVTIEVEKEPEPLTERGSEISGTIQEEFSDADTTLRVLPRKRVSGVGVSVRVLTGSSRPEKSLRLLDDDYELVAYIKTDENGEFTLPNLPSGNYRIRIEYPGVEMDETSDINFNLTGEQGEVVTLEALVEDGLVTVTETGRVTSNNPENPILFKFYPNPVKNELHLMLESETISTELIVFDMKGVIQKRIKLNSGQNTLDTKDLSTGTYILRLQDTDGNYIMKKMIKI; this comes from the coding sequence TTGTACAGGCGGAACAATCAATCCTCAAGCCCCTATAATGTAAATGGATTTGAAATTTCCCAAGATTTGGAGGTAGAGTTTTTACCTAACCGATCATCTATACAAGCTAATGAATCTTACGACTTGATATTCGTGGCCATTGATGAATCTGGCAAGAGAAGTCATAGAACATATGTCACGTATGAAGCCATATCAGCAAATTTATCAGGAGACGTAGTAGATATCGACAATATTAATGTAACAGAAGGCACTGTTAGGTTATTTGCTATAAATCCATTTGCCAACAAATATGATACTGCAGCTATTCAAAGTTTAAATGGCTCTAACACTTTTAATTTTGAAAACCTTATTTTAGGTGACTATATAATTTTAGCTGATCCTGATGAAACAGAATACCCCAACCTAATCCCAACATACCTTGGTAATACATTAGATTGGCAAGTGGCTGATACCTTATTCTTGCAAGGAAATATTAGCAATGTCACTATTGAGGTTGAAAAAGAGCCAGAACCCTTAACAGAACGCGGTTCAGAAATCTCAGGAACTATTCAAGAAGAATTCTCAGATGCTGACACCACCTTAAGAGTACTGCCGAGAAAGCGAGTAAGCGGTGTTGGAGTGAGCGTCAGGGTCTTAACAGGCTCTTCAAGACCTGAAAAAAGTTTAAGATTATTGGACGATGATTATGAATTGGTCGCTTATATCAAAACAGATGAAAATGGAGAATTCACGCTCCCAAATTTACCTAGTGGTAATTACCGAATAAGAATAGAATACCCTGGGGTCGAAATGGATGAAACTTCTGACATCAATTTTAATTTAACAGGTGAGCAAGGGGAAGTTGTGACTTTAGAGGCTCTAGTTGAAGACGGCCTTGTCACAGTTACTGAAACGGGAAGAGTTACTTCCAATAATCCTGAAAACCCTATACTTTTCAAATTTTACCCCAATCCAGTCAAAAATGAATTACACTTGATGCTGGAAAGCGAAACAATTTCAACTGAATTAATTGTGTTTGACATGAAGGGAGTGATTCAAAAGCGTATCAAGTTGAACAGCGGACAAAATACGCTAGATACAAAAGATTTGAGCACAGGTACTTATATTTTACGACTACAAGATACTGATGGAAATTATATAATGAAAAAGATGATTAAGATCTAA
- a CDS encoding cytidine deaminase — translation MKKELIEIGYKTFSNAEDLPIEYQKLWSAALEARQFSHSPYSSFTVGAAIELENGEIITGTNQENASFPAGLCAERTAMYRAGIQAPDQKFKRIAIAASRKNADQLSSAPPCGGCRQVMLEFEKRHQQAFEILFMNSEGEFVLIDKPTDLFPFSFVF, via the coding sequence GTGAAGAAAGAACTAATTGAAATAGGATACAAAACCTTTAGTAACGCAGAGGATTTACCAATTGAATATCAAAAATTGTGGAGTGCAGCACTAGAGGCTCGACAATTTTCTCATTCTCCATATTCCAGTTTTACAGTTGGAGCAGCTATAGAATTAGAAAATGGTGAAATTATTACAGGAACCAATCAAGAAAATGCATCCTTTCCAGCCGGACTGTGTGCCGAAAGAACTGCGATGTATCGAGCAGGTATTCAGGCACCAGATCAAAAGTTCAAACGGATAGCGATTGCTGCAAGCAGAAAGAATGCCGATCAGTTATCAAGTGCCCCGCCTTGTGGTGGATGCAGGCAAGTCATGTTGGAATTTGAAAAGAGACATCAACAAGCTTTTGAAATTTTGTTCATGAATTCGGAAGGAGAATTTGTTTTGATTGACAAACCTACTGATTTGTTCCCTTTCTCTTTTGTATTTTGA
- a CDS encoding aspartyl protease family protein, whose translation MTKKCILYTFLTILLLTNEIKKVSGQNLKFGFEINDNKRSTTIPFELNSNLIIVNVLFEGVIPLKFIVDTGVTNTVLIDKTYSDILDIEPDRKLILVGAAGIKEVEAYIVNRTNIKVQNITGTNIPLLILKEDYLNLQKNLGIKIHGILGYDFFKNFIVRVDYKNELMKFYRPEYFNRPMLFYKSIDMKIEQSKPYIFQKLQVNDSTEILSKLMIDTGASHPLMLHKNSSEYIQLPEKNVRDILGAGIAGTIEGHAARIPLLTIDKYTLENVVTNYPDSGVYQDIIRSTGRNGTIGGGVLKRFKLFFDYGNEKLYLRRNSLIREDFDHDMSGMTVVAKGEYFLEPYYEVEKVREGTPAYTSGVRKEDKIISLNGNSGKDLSLQRINETLSKKEGKKIKLKVKRAEEILTFTFYLQAFI comes from the coding sequence ATGACCAAAAAGTGTATCCTCTATACTTTTTTAACTATACTACTATTAACCAATGAAATTAAAAAAGTTTCAGGTCAAAATTTAAAATTTGGATTTGAAATAAATGACAATAAGAGAAGTACTACTATCCCATTTGAATTAAATAGTAATCTTATAATCGTAAATGTACTTTTTGAAGGAGTAATCCCATTAAAGTTTATCGTGGATACTGGAGTCACCAATACCGTATTAATCGATAAGACTTATAGTGATATTTTAGATATAGAACCAGACCGAAAATTAATTCTAGTAGGTGCAGCAGGGATTAAGGAAGTTGAAGCCTACATTGTCAACCGAACAAATATCAAAGTCCAAAATATAACAGGTACAAACATCCCATTATTAATCTTAAAAGAAGATTACTTGAACCTTCAAAAAAACTTAGGGATAAAAATCCATGGAATTTTAGGATATGACTTCTTTAAAAATTTTATCGTGAGGGTTGATTACAAAAATGAGTTAATGAAATTTTATAGACCGGAATATTTTAATAGACCAATGCTGTTTTACAAATCGATTGACATGAAAATAGAGCAAAGTAAACCTTATATTTTTCAAAAACTTCAAGTAAATGACAGCACGGAAATACTAAGTAAACTCATGATTGATACAGGAGCTTCACATCCATTAATGCTCCATAAAAATAGCAGTGAATACATTCAACTGCCAGAAAAAAATGTACGGGATATCTTGGGTGCAGGAATTGCGGGAACGATTGAAGGTCATGCGGCTAGAATCCCATTACTGACTATTGATAAATACACACTAGAAAATGTGGTTACAAATTATCCTGATTCTGGAGTTTATCAAGATATTATCCGAAGTACCGGCAGAAATGGAACTATCGGTGGTGGAGTACTAAAAAGATTCAAGCTATTTTTCGATTATGGAAATGAAAAATTATATCTCAGAAGAAATAGTCTAATTAGGGAAGACTTTGATCATGATATGAGCGGAATGACCGTAGTAGCCAAAGGAGAATATTTCTTAGAACCTTATTATGAAGTGGAAAAAGTACGAGAAGGTACACCTGCATATACATCGGGAGTAAGAAAGGAAGATAAAATTATCAGTTTAAATGGAAACTCGGGCAAAGACCTAAGTTTGCAAAGAATTAATGAAACATTAAGCAAAAAGGAAGGAAAAAAAATAAAGCTCAAAGTAAAGAGAGCTGAGGAAATATTAACATTCACCTTTTACTTACAAGCTTTTATATAA
- a CDS encoding glycosyltransferase family protein — MKILYAIQGTGNGHISRARDVIPLLQQYGELDILISGTQSDVKLNYPVRYQLFGVSFIFGKRGGVDIFKTLKRMNLFRFIKEIWNLDVHQYDLIINDFEAVSAWACLLKAKKCVGLSHQSAVIHPFSPKPMKTDWLGYLILKYYAPVNQSYGVHFKTYADKIYLPIIRQEIRDLKTKEGDFYTVYLPAYSDERIVKVLSVLEVSCKVFSKHCTAAKKVGNIEIIPIDNQLYLQSLAACEGLICGAGFEGPAEALFLQKKLLVIPMRGQYEQQCNAVALQKMGVKVIESLKLSQLDTLKLFITEANVVNTNYPNQTDAIVRRLVCENVDPYYTTTAESFSFSR; from the coding sequence ATGAAAATTTTATATGCGATTCAAGGTACTGGAAATGGACATATCAGTAGAGCTAGGGATGTTATTCCTTTATTGCAGCAATATGGGGAGCTTGATATACTGATCAGTGGGACACAATCGGACGTTAAATTGAATTATCCAGTGCGATATCAATTATTTGGTGTTAGCTTCATTTTTGGCAAAAGGGGAGGTGTCGATATTTTTAAAACATTAAAAAGGATGAACCTCTTCCGCTTTATAAAGGAAATATGGAATTTAGATGTGCACCAATATGATTTAATTATTAATGACTTTGAAGCTGTTTCTGCTTGGGCATGTTTATTGAAAGCAAAGAAATGTGTCGGATTAAGCCATCAATCAGCAGTTATTCATCCTTTTTCTCCAAAACCAATGAAAACAGATTGGCTAGGTTATTTGATACTGAAATATTACGCTCCTGTCAATCAATCTTATGGGGTTCATTTTAAAACTTATGCGGATAAAATCTATCTCCCTATTATTAGACAGGAAATCCGAGATCTAAAGACGAAGGAAGGTGATTTTTATACTGTTTATTTACCTGCATATAGTGACGAAAGAATAGTCAAAGTTTTATCAGTACTGGAAGTGTCCTGCAAAGTGTTTTCAAAGCATTGCACTGCAGCAAAAAAGGTGGGGAATATTGAGATTATTCCTATTGATAATCAATTGTATCTTCAGAGTCTTGCAGCATGTGAGGGTCTTATTTGTGGCGCGGGTTTTGAAGGTCCTGCGGAGGCATTGTTTCTTCAAAAGAAGTTACTTGTAATTCCGATGAGAGGGCAATATGAACAACAGTGCAATGCCGTTGCTTTACAAAAAATGGGTGTAAAAGTGATTGAATCTTTGAAATTGTCACAATTAGATACCTTAAAGCTTTTCATTACTGAAGCAAATGTTGTCAATACCAATTACCCAAATCAAACGGATGCAATTGTCAGAAGACTAGTCTGTGAAAATGTAGATCCTTATTATACTACTACTGCCGAATCTTTTTCATTTTCTCGGTGA
- a CDS encoding carbonic anhydrase: MEQQKYSKLFENNKKWVEEKLNIDPQYFENHAKGQSPKYLYIGCADSRLPVNEMTGTSSGELFIHRNVANMVVHTDNNLMSVLQYAVQVLKVEHVVVCGHYGCGGVAAALENKSLGLIDSWLMNIKESYQKNRNFVDSAETKEAKVNRLVESNVKEQVYNLYKTSYVQEGIKSHDLQIHGWVYDLKEGLLKDLEINAEKDFKEMTLYTFN, translated from the coding sequence ATGGAACAACAAAAATATTCTAAGTTATTCGAAAACAACAAAAAATGGGTTGAAGAAAAGTTAAATATTGACCCACAGTATTTTGAAAATCATGCAAAAGGACAAAGTCCAAAATATCTATATATAGGCTGTGCTGATAGCCGTTTACCAGTAAATGAGATGACAGGGACGTCTTCTGGAGAATTATTTATTCATAGAAATGTAGCCAATATGGTGGTGCATACAGATAACAACTTAATGTCTGTTTTACAGTATGCTGTCCAAGTTTTGAAAGTTGAACATGTAGTTGTATGCGGACATTATGGTTGTGGTGGAGTAGCAGCAGCTCTTGAAAATAAGAGCTTAGGGCTTATTGATTCGTGGTTGATGAATATTAAAGAAAGTTATCAAAAAAATAGAAACTTTGTAGATAGTGCTGAAACTAAGGAAGCTAAAGTTAACCGATTGGTCGAAAGTAATGTAAAGGAACAAGTTTACAATCTATATAAAACGAGCTATGTTCAAGAAGGAATCAAATCACATGACTTGCAAATCCATGGCTGGGTTTATGATCTAAAAGAAGGACTTCTTAAGGACTTGGAAATAAATGCAGAGAAAGATTTCAAAGAAATGACTCTTTATACATTTAACTAA
- a CDS encoding protein-L-isoaspartate(D-aspartate) O-methyltransferase produces MVDSYKHQGMRRRLIQKLREKGIEDESVLSAMGKVPRHVFFENAFLEHAYQDKAFPIGHGQTISQPYTVAFQTELLNVKAGDKVLEIGTGSGYQACVLCELGTKVYTIEYQRDLYERTRRFLPEMGYKPLFFSGDGSKGLSKHAPFDKIIVTAGAPTVPNSLIEQLSIGGCLVIPVGDDNVQQMLRLTKNTERKISKEVFSNFSFVPLKGEDGWK; encoded by the coding sequence ATGGTAGACAGTTATAAACATCAGGGAATGCGTAGGAGATTAATTCAAAAGCTGCGCGAAAAAGGGATAGAAGATGAAAGTGTTTTATCTGCTATGGGAAAAGTACCTCGTCATGTATTTTTCGAGAATGCCTTCCTCGAGCATGCTTATCAAGATAAAGCCTTTCCTATTGGGCACGGTCAAACCATTTCGCAACCGTATACTGTAGCGTTTCAAACCGAATTATTAAATGTAAAAGCAGGAGATAAGGTATTGGAAATCGGAACAGGTTCGGGCTATCAGGCATGCGTATTATGTGAGTTGGGAACAAAGGTGTATACCATAGAGTATCAAAGAGATTTGTATGAACGCACCAGAAGATTTTTACCAGAAATGGGATATAAACCACTTTTCTTTAGTGGAGACGGTTCCAAAGGCTTGTCTAAACATGCCCCGTTTGATAAGATTATAGTAACAGCAGGTGCTCCAACCGTCCCAAATTCTCTAATAGAACAATTGTCCATTGGTGGTTGTCTAGTTATTCCAGTGGGTGATGATAATGTCCAGCAAATGTTACGTTTGACGAAAAACACTGAACGCAAGATTTCAAAGGAAGTATTTTCTAATTTTAGTTTTGTACCCTTGAAAGGAGAGGATGGTTGGAAATAA
- a CDS encoding SulP family inorganic anion transporter, giving the protein MSESKFTKYTGITFNHLKSDSLSSLVVFLVAMPLCLGIALASGAPLFSGLVTGIVGGVVVALLSGSQLAVSGPAAGLAVIVYNGIEDIGFFEGFLVAVVLAGVIQLLLGYLKAGTIGNYFPSSVIKGMLAAIGILLIIKQIPHIFGYDEDYLGDLDFWQNNDENALSALVSAFENIDPTAFIISIISLVILIGWNYIKNNSIKSIPAPLIVVFVGVGINAIFLALDNGMALSQKHLVTIPVLGEDTSFENLFVFPDWSILTEPVVYTVAITIAIVASLETLLSVDAVDKLDPQKRRTPLNREMKAQGVGNIIAGFLGGLPMTAVIIRGTVNINSGAKTKLSAFFHGILLIVAILLIPTIINMIPYASLAAILLVTGYKLANISLWKRMYKIGPTQFYPFVVTIVAIVFTDLLIGIVIGLLVGLLNILIKNMKNTYSFDAKKHQEGDPIVLKLSDEVSFLNKASMVKTLDSVPKDSKVIIDAQKSSFIDFDVIEAIELFTNEGAKYKNIEVELQGFEKFHEKYSVK; this is encoded by the coding sequence ATGAGTGAATCAAAATTTACAAAATATACAGGAATCACCTTTAATCATTTAAAAAGTGATTCTCTTTCTAGTTTAGTAGTATTTCTAGTTGCTATGCCGCTATGTTTAGGGATTGCTTTGGCATCAGGTGCGCCATTATTCTCTGGTTTAGTAACAGGTATAGTTGGTGGTGTGGTGGTTGCCTTACTGAGTGGTAGTCAATTAGCCGTTTCAGGTCCTGCAGCAGGATTAGCTGTAATTGTTTATAACGGAATTGAAGATATAGGATTTTTTGAAGGATTCTTAGTTGCCGTAGTTTTAGCCGGTGTTATCCAATTACTTTTAGGATATCTAAAAGCTGGAACAATTGGTAATTATTTTCCTTCTTCTGTAATTAAAGGAATGTTAGCGGCCATTGGTATATTACTGATCATAAAACAAATACCTCACATCTTCGGATATGATGAAGATTATTTAGGGGATTTGGATTTTTGGCAAAATAATGATGAAAATGCATTATCTGCCCTAGTTTCTGCATTTGAAAATATAGATCCTACAGCTTTCATTATTTCAATAATATCATTGGTGATTTTAATTGGCTGGAATTACATTAAAAATAACAGCATCAAATCTATACCTGCCCCTTTAATAGTTGTTTTTGTAGGGGTCGGAATAAATGCCATTTTCCTTGCATTAGATAACGGGATGGCTCTGTCTCAAAAGCACCTAGTAACTATCCCTGTCTTAGGTGAAGATACTTCCTTTGAAAATTTATTTGTATTTCCTGACTGGTCAATCCTAACAGAACCAGTAGTTTATACGGTAGCCATTACCATCGCAATCGTTGCAAGTTTAGAGACTCTTTTAAGTGTTGATGCTGTAGATAAATTAGATCCGCAGAAAAGAAGAACTCCTTTAAACCGAGAAATGAAAGCACAAGGAGTGGGTAATATTATTGCAGGTTTTCTAGGAGGACTACCCATGACTGCTGTTATTATTAGAGGGACAGTTAATATAAATTCTGGTGCTAAAACTAAATTATCGGCATTTTTTCACGGTATTTTATTAATTGTTGCCATCCTATTAATTCCTACGATTATCAATATGATACCATATGCGAGTTTGGCTGCTATACTCTTGGTAACAGGTTATAAATTAGCCAATATTTCACTCTGGAAAAGAATGTATAAAATCGGCCCTACTCAATTCTATCCATTTGTGGTTACAATTGTGGCAATTGTATTCACAGATCTATTAATAGGTATTGTAATAGGATTACTAGTGGGACTGTTAAATATTCTGATTAAGAATATGAAAAACACTTATTCATTTGATGCCAAGAAACACCAGGAAGGTGATCCGATTGTTTTAAAATTATCTGATGAAGTATCTTTCTTAAATAAGGCAAGTATGGTTAAAACTTTAGACAGTGTACCTAAGGACTCCAAAGTTATAATCGATGCTCAAAAATCATCATTCATCGATTTTGATGTGATCGAAGCCATTGAATTGTTCACAAATGAAGGTGCCAAATACAAAAATATAGAAGTAGAGCTACAAGGCTTTGAAAAATTTCATGAAAAATATAGTGTAAAATAA